A genomic segment from Orrella daihaiensis encodes:
- a CDS encoding cysteine hydrolase family protein, which yields MIEIHGKQVCQTLPEVLVPHQTAVVAIDIQNDFFSPKGVFAAAGRDMSLANQHLPNMVKLMQTAQANGIFTVFVRQLTLPEGKGDSPAWLRLKVRDGKSPDYTLIGSWGAEFCEGIKPRASDPVVDKFRPDAFHRTNLDLILRSNGIQTVVLLGANTEGCVESTVRSCAHHDYYTVVAEDAVASSNVAYHDASLKLMRNRFLVGSTKEILDCLVG from the coding sequence ATGATCGAAATTCACGGCAAACAAGTCTGCCAAACACTGCCCGAGGTGTTGGTACCCCATCAAACTGCTGTTGTCGCTATCGACATACAGAACGATTTCTTCTCTCCGAAAGGCGTGTTCGCAGCCGCCGGACGCGACATGTCATTGGCAAATCAGCACTTGCCCAACATGGTGAAGCTGATGCAAACCGCCCAGGCCAATGGAATTTTTACGGTCTTTGTGCGCCAACTCACCTTACCCGAGGGCAAAGGTGACAGCCCGGCCTGGCTAAGACTCAAGGTGCGTGACGGCAAAAGCCCCGATTACACACTAATAGGGTCATGGGGTGCCGAGTTCTGCGAGGGCATCAAACCCAGAGCCAGTGACCCTGTGGTCGACAAATTCCGACCCGATGCGTTTCACCGCACCAACCTTGATCTCATCCTGCGCTCTAACGGTATTCAAACCGTGGTGCTGCTCGGCGCCAACACCGAAGGCTGCGTGGAATCAACCGTGAGAAGCTGCGCCCACCACGATTACTACACCGTAGTGGCTGAGGATGCGGTGGCTAGCAGCAACGTGGCCTACCACGATGCTTCACTTAAACTCATGCGCAACCGATTCCTGGTGGGATCGACCAAAGAGATCCTGGATTGTTTGGTTGGCTAG
- a CDS encoding DUF4214 domain-containing protein: METRNAGISDTISFLYIALFGRAADAKGFEHWTSALEALMLYSGEDALAIKKIVDWMSESSEYEAIYQNLTPEQQVNRLYQNLFSRDADPDGLAFWSGKIVTGQIPFTDVAYLIGALAFGGGAGINPNDTALLRNKVDISKYLASELGTNDGQVIQNAFNDVTTDPASVGVARESLFRQLNPVEEPEVVETPVDNSPAPDPVVTPSPQNVSLTNGVDTLSGNSDGAIVSGVIAQSPNGTFQTGDSISNYSRVNVDIESTTPTVAPTLSNVGYLEFDFVNTSGGTVTVDAENWTNVGQAWIANNDSVPNAVTISKGLLSTVYGVKDSSKETMYNIGIQDGLVTGTTDTLQVALSNAGSPTDETYINSQSAVETLTIDTTGTNHVILNDFVLPSGSIETVRVTGSGTNSFDAGFYIDNLFNVTVIRMPVVETFDFSQATGNNTLSVGSDVTNNLSITGGQGNDSLEGGGGNDWVAGGAGADNLDGGAGTDRVSYKDVTSHTSHGLTGIAGMAINLSSAAVTAADIATAMGGGVVIGGGAGVAGLDLAAGTAGYLAASASASTIAMVRDSLQNFEEVGGSDLSDYIVLGDSGMFATSLEGNDVVIGGTGDDEIRGGFGRDTILGGVGNDTIRGGAGADELTGGSGNDVFEFTDGASISTDKDLITDFGNGADVIKIMDYSGTLQAIDLTSGFTGLTLAAGSTADLTVTQLGSTNTVISIKNDSGVQLTIDKSNVALDVTLADGGDRTAVGGDLNDIIRGGNGNDSITGGDGDDSLTGAEGNDTLIGLDGNDTIRGGAGNDDLAGGQGDDSINGGTGNDTISGGSGADVINAGAGNNVITDAGVGADVITHDAASSTVAIAVIGSDEVTLVATETGATATVTGNDSNSRSVNASQSLAAVAINGAGVTNGNGTYAGGFADDIITGGAGDDMIIGNAGADVMTGGAGSDTFVIGTNSHTKGDDYNGLNSDWSNVDAITDFDGAGQSSGDSINLGLGADAFGAGITFTASSTANVTAVTIAGGSVTVNNINDIFAQIQSAISGTEAASSSSTAQIYDVTLTTAYAGVDRLLIINDNVGGIADVDAVINMTGITGALDAQDFTFLA, from the coding sequence ATGGAAACTAGAAACGCTGGAATAAGTGACACCATTTCCTTTCTCTATATTGCGCTGTTCGGACGCGCTGCAGATGCTAAAGGCTTTGAGCATTGGACGAGCGCTCTAGAGGCACTTATGCTGTACAGCGGCGAAGATGCACTTGCCATCAAAAAAATCGTTGATTGGATGAGTGAATCATCTGAATATGAAGCAATCTATCAAAATCTAACACCTGAACAGCAAGTCAATCGCCTCTACCAAAACTTGTTTTCTCGAGATGCAGATCCTGATGGGCTTGCGTTCTGGAGCGGAAAGATCGTTACCGGGCAAATACCATTTACTGACGTGGCTTATCTGATCGGTGCCCTGGCATTTGGTGGCGGTGCTGGCATTAATCCGAATGACACAGCCCTGTTGCGCAATAAAGTGGACATATCAAAGTATCTGGCAAGCGAGCTAGGTACGAATGATGGGCAAGTCATCCAAAATGCTTTTAATGATGTGACGACTGATCCAGCATCCGTGGGAGTGGCTCGTGAATCACTCTTCCGACAGCTCAATCCAGTAGAAGAGCCTGAAGTGGTGGAAACACCTGTCGATAACTCCCCGGCCCCCGATCCTGTGGTTACACCCAGTCCGCAGAATGTCAGCCTAACGAATGGAGTAGACACGCTAAGTGGTAATTCGGACGGGGCGATCGTATCGGGTGTGATTGCACAGTCCCCAAATGGAACCTTTCAGACAGGCGATAGTATTTCCAATTATTCGCGTGTCAATGTTGACATCGAAAGCACCACGCCGACAGTTGCACCAACGCTTTCCAACGTTGGGTACCTTGAGTTTGACTTTGTAAATACCAGTGGCGGTACGGTCACTGTCGATGCCGAAAACTGGACAAACGTTGGGCAGGCGTGGATTGCGAATAACGACAGTGTCCCGAACGCGGTGACAATTTCTAAGGGTTTATTGTCTACCGTCTACGGTGTGAAGGACTCCTCGAAGGAGACGATGTACAACATTGGTATTCAAGATGGTTTGGTTACTGGCACGACCGATACGTTACAGGTGGCTCTCTCAAATGCAGGGTCTCCAACCGACGAGACCTACATCAACAGCCAGTCTGCGGTTGAAACGCTAACTATAGACACGACTGGCACTAATCATGTCATTTTGAATGACTTTGTTTTGCCCTCTGGTTCTATCGAGACCGTGCGAGTAACTGGTAGTGGGACTAATAGTTTTGACGCCGGATTTTACATTGACAACTTATTCAATGTCACTGTCATTCGAATGCCAGTGGTGGAAACATTCGATTTTTCTCAAGCGACGGGTAATAACACCCTGTCCGTTGGAAGTGACGTTACTAACAACCTTTCAATTACGGGTGGTCAAGGTAACGACTCACTCGAAGGCGGCGGTGGGAATGACTGGGTTGCCGGTGGAGCCGGTGCTGATAACTTGGACGGAGGCGCCGGGACTGACAGAGTCTCATACAAGGACGTCACAAGTCATACATCACATGGCCTGACGGGTATTGCAGGTATGGCCATTAACTTGTCCAGTGCAGCGGTAACTGCAGCTGATATCGCGACAGCCATGGGTGGTGGTGTGGTCATCGGTGGTGGAGCAGGTGTAGCAGGTTTAGACTTGGCTGCAGGTACTGCAGGATATCTTGCTGCGTCTGCTAGTGCCTCTACCATTGCGATGGTGAGAGATAGTCTTCAGAATTTTGAGGAAGTGGGTGGGTCTGATTTAAGCGATTACATCGTTTTGGGTGATAGCGGTATGTTCGCAACGTCACTTGAAGGGAACGATGTGGTAATCGGTGGTACTGGTGACGATGAGATCAGAGGTGGCTTTGGTAGGGATACAATTCTTGGTGGTGTTGGTAATGACACCATCCGGGGCGGGGCAGGTGCGGATGAGTTGACTGGAGGCTCTGGCAATGATGTGTTCGAATTTACTGATGGCGCCAGCATATCAACTGATAAGGACCTGATTACCGATTTCGGTAATGGTGCAGATGTAATCAAGATTATGGATTACAGCGGCACACTTCAGGCGATAGATCTCACGAGTGGTTTCACTGGGCTGACCTTAGCAGCAGGTTCGACTGCAGACCTCACAGTTACGCAACTCGGCTCAACAAATACAGTCATATCAATCAAGAACGATAGTGGTGTTCAGCTGACCATAGATAAATCTAATGTGGCTCTCGACGTTACTCTAGCAGATGGGGGAGATCGAACTGCAGTTGGGGGTGACCTCAACGACATAATTCGTGGTGGGAATGGTAATGACTCCATTACGGGTGGCGATGGTGATGATTCTCTGACAGGTGCTGAGGGGAATGATACCCTCATCGGATTAGATGGGAACGACACCATCAGAGGTGGAGCAGGTAATGATGATCTTGCTGGTGGGCAGGGCGATGATTCGATCAATGGCGGCACAGGTAACGACACTATCAGTGGTGGTTCAGGTGCGGATGTCATTAACGCGGGGGCTGGTAACAATGTCATTACGGATGCTGGCGTTGGTGCGGACGTCATCACTCACGATGCGGCAAGCTCAACTGTGGCAATCGCAGTCATTGGGTCAGACGAAGTCACACTAGTAGCTACAGAAACCGGTGCAACGGCAACCGTTACAGGCAATGACAGCAACTCTCGATCGGTTAATGCATCTCAGTCTTTGGCTGCTGTCGCCATTAATGGCGCAGGGGTAACAAATGGGAATGGTACATATGCCGGGGGCTTTGCGGACGACATAATCACCGGCGGTGCCGGTGACGACATGATCATTGGAAACGCCGGTGCGGATGTGATGACTGGTGGTGCGGGAAGTGATACTTTCGTTATTGGAACTAACAGCCATACCAAGGGAGATGATTACAATGGTCTGAACAGTGATTGGAGCAATGTTGACGCAATTACTGACTTTGATGGCGCTGGTCAATCTTCGGGTGACTCGATAAATCTCGGTCTTGGAGCTGATGCATTTGGCGCCGGGATCACCTTTACGGCATCGAGCACCGCTAACGTGACGGCAGTGACGATTGCGGGTGGATCAGTCACAGTTAATAACATCAACGATATTTTCGCGCAAATCCAAAGCGCGATTTCTGGTACAGAGGCGGCCTCTTCGAGTTCAACCGCACAAATTTACGATGTTACGTTAACAACGGCCTATGCGGGAGTTGACCGACTATTAATAATTAATGACAACGTGGGTGGTATTGCAGATGTCGATGCGGTCATTAACATGACTGGTATAACTGGGGCGTTAGATGCTCAGGATTTCACGTTTCTTGCGTGA
- a CDS encoding TRAP transporter permease, which yields MLPPASRRRDNIPMTFLTPARQSLITLLSLGLVLFHLYTSAFGSFPDLIQRSIHVGGTLMLAFCLFGFHRQDARQLPLRWIDVLLIVATAAFTIHILASYERMMGFTFRMETLDYVLGALAIVLVLEGCRRVIGWTIPLLGIAGLVYALAGPYLPEFMAHRGLDFRLVIEVLYMSTRGLYGMVTGISATVIAIFVIYGAVLLRTGGGQTFMDLAIILGGRSIGGGAKVATISSAFFGSVSGSAAANVATTGAFTIPLMKKLGYKPAFAGAVEAVASTGGQIMPPIMGAGAFIMAELLGVSYLSIMTAAIIPAVLYFVGCLAGIHFESKRLGYKPVPVENLPKLKEVLSLRRAGPVFSSLAVLIGLLVNGYSPGFAAFAATAILIVFFMLGTRSTKDLKARLTDLKHGFIDAGVGLVAIAVLIAGAQILLAMISTTGLGVSFTSAIIGLGDNSLLLSLLLAMLVAMLLGTGLPTAAAYLLAAAVVAPALIKLGVEPLGAHMFIFYFSILAGLTPPLCATVFISASMAGANWFPTSLYAVRLSLVAFLIPFAFVFHPEILLIGDTTNIVVFGLSGLLGVVVIGAALAGYLTHPLNAMMRTALLLAAVLLIAPGMVAPLVGLVLLVGLIVWHQWRAKPAI from the coding sequence ATGCTGCCGCCAGCATCTCGCAGACGTGACAACATCCCCATGACATTTCTAACACCAGCACGTCAGTCACTCATCACGCTGCTAAGTCTTGGGCTGGTGTTGTTTCACCTTTACACCAGTGCATTTGGCTCATTTCCCGATCTGATCCAACGTTCGATCCATGTCGGTGGCACTTTGATGCTGGCGTTTTGTTTATTCGGGTTTCATCGTCAAGACGCACGCCAACTGCCTTTGCGTTGGATTGATGTGCTGCTGATTGTCGCCACCGCTGCCTTCACCATTCATATCTTGGCTAGCTACGAGCGCATGATGGGATTTACCTTCCGGATGGAAACGCTCGACTACGTGCTAGGTGCACTTGCGATTGTGCTGGTGCTAGAGGGTTGTCGCCGTGTCATTGGCTGGACGATCCCATTGCTAGGCATCGCCGGTTTGGTGTATGCCTTGGCCGGGCCCTACCTGCCAGAGTTTATGGCCCATCGTGGACTCGATTTCCGCTTGGTCATTGAAGTGCTGTACATGTCGACCCGAGGCCTGTACGGCATGGTGACGGGGATTTCTGCCACGGTGATCGCCATCTTCGTGATCTATGGCGCAGTGTTACTGCGCACCGGTGGCGGCCAGACTTTTATGGATCTCGCCATTATTCTGGGTGGTCGTTCCATTGGTGGTGGCGCCAAAGTAGCCACCATATCGAGTGCATTTTTTGGGAGTGTGTCAGGGTCGGCTGCCGCCAACGTCGCTACCACCGGCGCCTTCACCATCCCCCTCATGAAAAAACTGGGCTACAAACCGGCGTTTGCCGGTGCGGTAGAAGCCGTGGCCTCCACGGGTGGGCAGATCATGCCGCCGATTATGGGTGCCGGTGCTTTCATCATGGCCGAATTGCTCGGTGTGTCGTACCTGTCAATCATGACCGCGGCGATTATTCCGGCGGTGTTGTATTTTGTGGGTTGTTTAGCGGGGATCCATTTCGAATCAAAACGCTTAGGTTACAAACCGGTTCCCGTTGAGAACCTACCGAAACTGAAAGAGGTACTGTCACTGCGGCGTGCAGGCCCGGTATTTAGCTCACTGGCTGTGCTAATTGGCTTATTGGTCAATGGCTACTCACCAGGCTTCGCAGCATTTGCAGCGACAGCGATTCTGATTGTGTTTTTTATGCTGGGAACACGATCCACCAAAGATCTTAAAGCCCGACTGACCGATCTGAAGCACGGCTTTATTGATGCGGGTGTCGGCTTGGTGGCGATTGCGGTGTTGATTGCTGGAGCGCAGATACTGCTGGCCATGATCAGCACCACCGGCCTTGGCGTGTCGTTTACTTCCGCCATCATCGGTTTAGGTGACAACAGTCTGTTGCTTTCCTTGCTGCTAGCCATGCTCGTAGCCATGTTGTTGGGCACTGGACTGCCCACGGCAGCGGCTTACTTGCTAGCGGCTGCCGTGGTGGCCCCAGCTTTGATCAAGCTCGGGGTTGAGCCACTGGGTGCCCACATGTTTATCTTTTACTTCAGTATCCTGGCTGGCTTAACGCCGCCCTTGTGCGCCACGGTCTTTATCAGTGCGTCGATGGCAGGGGCCAACTGGTTTCCCACCAGCTTATATGCCGTGCGTCTTTCCTTAGTTGCATTCCTGATTCCATTCGCGTTTGTGTTTCATCCGGAGATTCTGTTAATTGGTGACACCACAAACATTGTGGTATTTGGTCTGAGCGGTCTACTCGGTGTCGTGGTCATTGGGGCTGCACTAGCAGGCTATCTCACACACCCACTGAATGCGATGATGCGAACAGCACTGTTACTGGCTGCCGTCTTGCTGATTGCCCCGGGTATGGTTGCACCTCTAGTCGGTCTGGTATTACTGGTCGGTTTAATCGTTTGGCATCAGTGGCGAGCAAAGCCCGCCATTTGA
- a CDS encoding Fic family protein, translated as MPRIASKNPSKQSVDPILNHKAAIEMLFEDADEVDFDAFTFKNLHAVLSQELMRDPTTCGRLRQRLGEISSTVFYPLALPQVIEDCFSLLLAKAAAIPDPFEQAFFLMVQLRYLQPFENVNKCVSRIGTNIPLYKHNLCPLSFVDVPEQAYVEATLGVYELNQVELLRDVFVWAYEGSCQRYPAITQTMVERGPIKIKYREALIQAVQTIVRGLEQPTPAVIEQVAKEHVPGLDREAFREMLVQALRNYMRAVLPASDCGAQSTAHGNTDKLYPKMNKTSVFVNIYRRFV; from the coding sequence TTGCCTAGAATCGCCAGCAAGAACCCCTCAAAACAAAGCGTAGATCCCATCCTGAATCACAAAGCTGCCATCGAAATGTTGTTCGAAGACGCCGATGAGGTTGACTTTGACGCCTTCACCTTCAAGAACCTGCATGCAGTTTTGTCGCAAGAGTTGATGCGTGACCCAACCACCTGTGGCCGCTTGCGTCAGCGATTGGGAGAAATCTCCAGTACCGTGTTTTATCCGCTGGCGCTACCGCAGGTAATTGAGGACTGTTTTTCGTTGTTGTTGGCCAAGGCAGCCGCGATCCCGGACCCATTTGAGCAAGCGTTCTTTCTGATGGTGCAGTTACGGTACCTTCAGCCATTTGAAAACGTCAATAAATGTGTCTCGCGCATCGGTACCAACATACCGCTCTACAAACACAACCTGTGTCCCCTGTCCTTTGTTGACGTACCAGAGCAAGCTTATGTCGAAGCAACGCTCGGCGTGTATGAACTCAATCAGGTCGAATTGCTACGCGATGTGTTCGTCTGGGCCTATGAAGGTTCATGCCAACGATACCCGGCGATTACGCAAACGATGGTGGAACGCGGTCCAATAAAAATCAAGTATCGAGAGGCGCTGATTCAGGCGGTGCAGACCATTGTCAGGGGACTAGAACAACCCACCCCTGCAGTCATTGAGCAAGTGGCGAAAGAGCATGTCCCTGGACTCGATCGAGAAGCCTTCCGTGAAATGCTCGTGCAAGCGCTACGCAACTACATGAGGGCAGTATTGCCCGCTTCCGACTGCGGCGCTCAGAGTACAGCGCATGGCAACACGGACAAACTCTACCCTAAGATGAACAAAACGTCGGTATTTGTCAATATTTACCGACGTTTTGTTTAA
- a CDS encoding TAXI family TRAP transporter solute-binding subunit, giving the protein MKLFERKLFKQQAAPLLAAFGVACALTLGGTDAQAQSKQLSIGATSQASSLYAYHVAVAQLLNEKLPGVNITVVETGGGLDNMRRLSQGQVDWGMMAEPDLFEYYKGLGPFEGKPNPNFRTFWLTTALAYFPVVGADSGINSIADLNGKQFNGGGRGSGTERATVEAFDALGIKPDWFRTGMGDAVTAFKDRRIVGFTKAGPPASPDSAILDAQTARPIKILNWTDAEMAKVKQAYPHFDFMAVPDTPYKTGPMNLRVVFITMGTTTDMSEQQAYDIFKTIVNNVDTVAQSYPAVKGLDIAKQTIERAQTPLHPGVVRYFRENGVAVPDRLIPPEMK; this is encoded by the coding sequence ATGAAGCTATTTGAACGGAAGTTGTTTAAGCAGCAAGCCGCACCCCTGTTGGCCGCGTTCGGCGTGGCATGTGCGCTGACTTTGGGCGGGACTGATGCGCAAGCGCAATCCAAGCAGCTCTCGATCGGTGCAACTAGTCAGGCATCCTCTTTGTATGCCTACCACGTAGCAGTTGCTCAATTACTCAATGAGAAGCTGCCTGGCGTAAACATCACCGTGGTGGAAACTGGCGGCGGTCTAGACAACATGCGTCGTTTAAGCCAAGGTCAAGTCGATTGGGGCATGATGGCTGAGCCAGATCTGTTTGAGTACTACAAAGGCTTGGGGCCATTCGAAGGCAAACCCAATCCGAATTTCAGAACCTTCTGGCTGACAACTGCCTTGGCGTATTTCCCAGTGGTGGGTGCCGACTCTGGCATTAACTCAATTGCAGATCTGAATGGCAAGCAATTCAATGGCGGCGGTCGCGGTTCCGGTACGGAACGGGCCACTGTTGAAGCGTTTGACGCATTGGGCATCAAACCCGATTGGTTTAGAACTGGCATGGGTGATGCCGTCACTGCATTTAAGGACCGTCGCATCGTCGGTTTTACCAAAGCCGGACCACCAGCTTCACCCGATAGCGCCATTCTCGATGCACAAACGGCCCGACCCATCAAGATCCTGAACTGGACCGATGCAGAGATGGCCAAAGTCAAACAAGCCTATCCGCACTTTGACTTCATGGCAGTGCCTGATACCCCCTATAAAACCGGCCCGATGAATTTACGGGTGGTCTTTATCACCATGGGCACCACCACTGACATGAGCGAGCAACAAGCCTACGATATCTTTAAAACCATCGTCAACAACGTTGACACGGTTGCTCAGTCGTATCCAGCGGTCAAAGGACTCGATATCGCCAAGCAAACCATTGAGCGGGCGCAAACACCATTGCATCCCGGCGTAGTGCGCTACTTCCGTGAAAACGGTGTTGCTGTACCCGATCGTCTGATCCCCCCCGAGATGAAGTAA
- a CDS encoding site-specific integrase, protein MAKMILSARFVQTAVCPPGKAKEDIFDIGCKGLMLEIRASGGKTYYLRYSDKRGRIRQLRIADQRDVTLAQARQLADAKRAEIALGRDPAEEKKTLREVRTVEAFMVESYLPHIKTYKRAWPADDSYLRNHILPAIGRKYMDEVKPTDLIKFQHSMREKGYALGTCNRCLVLIRYAFNLAKRWGEPGVTENPTKEVTLYKLDNQKERFLSPEETRRLLDCVARSDNGLLQYIIRMLILTGARKREVLDCKWADFDMARMLWTIPITKAGKPRHVPISDAVVSLLNEIPKTSGIDYLFPNPKTGKPFISIFYSWDTARTEAGLADVRIHDLRHSFASFLVNAGRSLYEVQKLLGHTQIKTTQRYAHLSHDTLREAANAAMSAIAQTAG, encoded by the coding sequence ATGGCTAAGATGATATTAAGTGCCAGATTCGTACAAACAGCCGTTTGCCCGCCAGGCAAAGCCAAGGAAGATATTTTCGATATCGGTTGCAAAGGGCTGATGTTGGAAATCAGAGCATCGGGCGGCAAAACTTACTATCTGCGATACAGCGATAAGCGTGGCCGCATTCGCCAGTTGCGTATAGCCGATCAGCGTGATGTCACGTTGGCTCAAGCACGCCAACTAGCTGATGCCAAGCGTGCGGAGATTGCGTTGGGGCGCGATCCTGCCGAAGAAAAGAAAACACTTAGGGAGGTTCGCACCGTTGAGGCCTTCATGGTTGAGAGCTACTTGCCGCACATCAAAACGTACAAGCGTGCGTGGCCAGCCGATGATTCTTATCTGCGTAATCACATCCTGCCAGCCATTGGGCGCAAGTACATGGATGAGGTCAAGCCAACTGATCTGATCAAGTTTCAGCACAGCATGCGAGAAAAAGGTTACGCACTAGGCACCTGCAATCGTTGCCTGGTGTTGATTCGTTACGCATTTAACTTGGCTAAACGCTGGGGAGAGCCTGGGGTAACCGAGAATCCCACCAAAGAAGTGACGCTCTACAAACTCGACAATCAAAAGGAACGCTTCTTGTCGCCTGAAGAAACCCGACGTCTGCTTGACTGCGTTGCACGCAGCGACAACGGATTGTTGCAGTACATCATCCGCATGTTGATTCTCACGGGGGCACGCAAACGCGAGGTGCTTGATTGCAAATGGGCCGATTTCGACATGGCTCGTATGCTCTGGACCATACCCATCACAAAAGCTGGTAAGCCCAGACACGTGCCGATCTCTGATGCTGTGGTCTCACTGCTAAATGAAATCCCAAAGACTTCCGGTATTGACTACCTGTTTCCGAACCCTAAAACAGGCAAACCATTTATCTCGATCTTCTACTCCTGGGACACCGCTCGCACCGAAGCCGGTCTGGCCGATGTGCGCATTCATGACCTGCGTCACTCGTTTGCCAGCTTTCTGGTGAACGCCGGTCGATCTCTATATGAGGTTCAGAAATTGCTGGGCCATACGCAGATCAAGACCACACAACGATATGCACACTTAAGCCATGACACTTTGAGAGAAGCGGCCAATGCGGCGATGTCAGCAATTGCGCAGACGGCGGGGTGA